In Leptospira selangorensis, the DNA window GAAAATGCATTCTTTAGATTGCTTGTAGATCTGCTTTTGACGATAGCAATATTTGCTACTTATTTTAATTTTATTTTTCTAATAAAGCATTGTCAAAGGATAAAATTGTCAGCGTAGCAGCGTAGTTCTTATCTTTACGTTTCATTACTGCGCATAACTATCGGCTCTGACGCATCGCTTCAGGATTGCTTCGCAACCTTCGCTTGGCCTGCGGCACATTGGCTTCAGTCACGACTTTTGCAAAAGCAAAAGATCGCGCCTGTTCTAACGCCTCTTCGAGGCTCAGAAATCGCCAACGTCGTCAAGCCTTGGTCGTTATACGCCAGGCTGGCAAGATCAACTTTTTGAGAATAATTATATAAAATTCTTGTTCGTAATACTAAATTGTGATACATTGTATTTGTGATCAGTTTAAGAATACCGCCAGAATTAGAGAGAAAGTTGGACTCGTTTGCAAAATCTGAGGGGAAAAGCCGCTCCGAAATTGTAAAAGAATCAATTCTTGAATATATAAAAAATCATAGTTCGAGTAAAACCCCCTTTGAGCTAGGGGAAGATCTGTTTGGTAAATATTCCGCGAATAACAAACAATTAGCTGAGAACAGAAAAGCTATTCTAAGTAAAGTATTAAAGGACAAGAATGAAAAACGCCGCGCTCGTTGATTCTGGTCCGATTATAGCATTATTCAATTCATCAGACGAATATCATAAATCAGTCTTTAAATTTCTAAAAGGGTTTAAAGGTTCTCTATTTACGACTTGGCCAGTAATAACTGAAGTTATCTACCTACTATCTTTCTCAATCGATGCCCAGTCTGATTTCTTAGAATGGATAGAGCGTGGAAGTTTGCAGATTTTAGATATAACATTAGATGATCTAAAATATATAAAAAGCCGGATGCAAAAGTATTCAGATTTGCCAATGGATTTAGCAGATGCGTCGTTAATGTGCATTGCGGAGAGGGAAGGGATCTATAATATTATTAGTATAGATTCTGACTTTTCTATATATAAAACTCTAAAAGGCAAATATCTAACAAATTTATATAAGAATTAGCCAGCCCAGCGTATAACTGTCGGCTTATCGCTGCGCTTCGAGATTGCTTCGCAACTCTCGCTTGGCCTTCGGCACATTTTGCTTTGTC includes these proteins:
- a CDS encoding ribbon-helix-helix protein, CopG family, yielding MISLRIPPELERKLDSFAKSEGKSRSEIVKESILEYIKNHSSSKTPFELGEDLFGKYSANNKQLAENRKAILSKVLKDKNEKRRAR
- a CDS encoding type II toxin-antitoxin system VapC family toxin, which translates into the protein MKNAALVDSGPIIALFNSSDEYHKSVFKFLKGFKGSLFTTWPVITEVIYLLSFSIDAQSDFLEWIERGSLQILDITLDDLKYIKSRMQKYSDLPMDLADASLMCIAEREGIYNIISIDSDFSIYKTLKGKYLTNLYKN